Proteins from one Sabethes cyaneus chromosome 2, idSabCyanKW18_F2, whole genome shotgun sequence genomic window:
- the LOC128735585 gene encoding mitochondrial translation release factor in rescue-like: MTGPSLTTKQLVLRLYRDLRRYGSQLQYTDREYFLKRIRWEFQQKREITDLNEIEYCYKLLTNFLRINLSAIRYKSTVDKSKVPVLVENELEELFVRGSGPGGQSVAKTSNKVVLTHKPTGIVVQCHTSRSLHKNRQEARRLLVDKLDHLENGNNSVNAQLQRIEQKKHLVTQRRKIRLQEMKKAWKQREFGSDD, encoded by the exons ATGACCGGTCCATCTCTGACCACAAAACAGCTGGTTCTGCGTCTTTACCGTGATCTCCGTCGATACGGATCGCAACTGCAATATACAGACCGCGAGTACTTTCTGAAACGCATACGGTGGGAATTTCAGCAGAAACGTGAAATTACAGATCTCAACGAAATTGAGTATTGCTACAAG CTTCTAACCAATTTCCTGCGGATCAACTTATCAGCCATACGCTACAAGTCTACCGTCGATAAATCTAAGGTTCCGGTTTTAGTTGAGAATGAACTAGAGGAGTTGTTTGTACGAGGTAGTGGACCGGGAGGACAATCTGTCGCAAAAACCAGTAACAAGGTAGTTTTAACTCATAAACCTACCGGGATTGTAGTTCAATGCCACACATCCCGGTCGTTACACAAAAATCGCCAAGAAGCTCGTCGATTGTTGGTCGATAAACTAGACCATCTCGAAAATGGAAACAATTCTGTAAACGCTCAATTACAAAGAATTGAACAGAAAAAACACTTAGTAACTCAGCGGCGCAAAATTCGTCTGCAAGAGATGAAGAAAGCTTGGAAACAAAGGGAATTTGGAAGTGACGATTAA
- the LOC128735584 gene encoding ATP-dependent RNA helicase vasa-like, which produces MSDEWEETDAAGKSFGQSYCKNDNQESEQDASQSGFRGRGRGGGRGGRGGRNGFGSSRNYDNENGDTDRDPEDNGYDNRNERGGFRGRGRGRGGGSRGFNNGYNNEHCDRDRDDNDYGNNGNEERGGFRGRGRGRGRGGRGGGRGGFSGGDDNGDDNGYRPRGGDNDFGGDDVDQIKTDKPRELYIPPAPTEDEDEIFGSSISSGINFDKFDEIKINVTGENPPKPIVSFAESGLRDYLLGNVRKSKYTKPTPIQKHAIPIIMDKRDLMACAQTGSGKTAAFLLPMINTLLNDNDDMEPGHPFVVIIGPTRELVIQIFEEARKFSLGTILKVCVAYGGTASRHQMDTMANGCHILVATPGRLIDFVDRQVISFAKIKFVVLDEADRMLDMGFMSSIEKVMNHETMRPNGARQTLMFSATFPAPIQELAGQFLDNYIFIAIGIVGGASSDVDQVIYEVKRFQKRKKLEEILEAGDPKGTIVFVETKRNADYLASLLSETKFPTTSIHGDRLQREREEALRDFKSGKMFILIATSVAARGLDIKNVAHVINYDLPKSIDDYVHRIGRTGRVGNKGKATSFYDPEMDSALGPDLVRILTQADQEVPDFLQGMGGGGGGGFSGSNQFGGRDIRDAGGSRVDAQPTQLEPEDEWA; this is translated from the coding sequence ATGAGTGACGAATGGGAAGAAACCGACGCCGCCGGCAAATCGTTCGGTCAAAGCTATTGCAAAAATGACAACCAAGAAAGTGAACAAGATGCTTCACAAAGTGGCTTCCGTGGGCGTGGTCGCGGCGGTGGCCGTGGAGGACGTGGAGGTCGCAACGGATTTGGTTCCAGTCGTAACTACGACAACGAGAACGGTGACACCGATCGCGATCCTGAAGACAACGGATATGACAACAGAAATGAGAGAGGTGGATTTCGTGGTCGCGGACGCGGTCGTGGTGGCGGTAGCCGTGGTTTTAACAACGGATACAACAACGAGCATTGCGATCGGGACCGTGACGATAACGATTACGGTAACAACGGAAATGAAGAAAGAGGCGGATTCCGTGGACGTGGTCGCGGTCGTGGCCGTGGAGGCAGAGGAGGTGGACGCGGTGGATTTAGCGGCGGTGACGATAACGGCGATGACAACGGATACAGACCTCGTGGAGGGGACAATGATTTTGGCGGTGATGACGTCGATCAGATTAAAACGGATAAGCCTAGAGAGCTCTACATTCCTCCGGCGCCTAcagaagacgaagacgaaattTTCGGATCCAGCATCAGCTCAGGAATTAATTTTGATAAATTTGACGAGATTAAAATCAATGTGACTGGAGAGAATCCTCCGAAGCCCATAGTATCTTTTGCCGAATCTGGTCTTCGCGATTACCTTCTTGGCAATGTGCGAAAGTCTAAGTACACCAAGCCGACTCCGATTCAGAAGCATGCAATACCGATCATCATGGACAAGCGGGATCTGATGGCGTGCGCTCAAACCGGATCTGGAAAGACTGCGGCTTTTCTGTTGCCCATGATTAATACTTTGCTTAATGACAACGACGATATGGAGCCCGGTCATCCATTTGTGGTGATCATCGGTCCAACTCGCGAGTTGGTAATACAAATTTTCGAAGAAGCCCGGAAGTTTTCATTGGGAACTATTTTGAAAGTTTGTGTAGCCTATGGCGGCACTGCAAGCAGACATCAGATGGACACAATGGCAAATGGATGTCATATCCTGGTAGCAACGCCTGGCCGTTTGATAGATTTTGTTGACCGCCAGGTAATCAGTTTTGCTAAAATTAAGTTCGTTGTGTTGGACGAAGCTGATCGGATGCTGGATATGGGCTTTATGTCCTCAATCGAAAAAGTAATGAATCATGAAACGATGCGCCCAAATGGTGCTCGTCAAACACTCATGTTCTCAGCAACCTTCCCAGCCCCAATTCAAGAGTTGGCTGGCCAATTTCTTGacaattatatttttattgcgATTGGAATCGTTGGTGGAGCTAGTTCCGACGTCGACCAAGTGATTTACGAAGTTAAGCGTTTCCAGAAACGGAAGAAGTTGGAGGAAATCTTGGAAGCCGGCGATCCAAAGGGCACAATAGTATTCGTTGAGACCAAACGTAATGCCGATTACTTAGCTTCGTTACTTTCGGAAACAAAGTTCCCGACAACTTCCATCCACGGCGACAGGCTGCAGCGAGAACGAGAAGAAGCTTTGCGAGATTTCAAATCAGGTAAAATGTTCATACTAATTGCGACCTCGGTGGCAGCACGTGGATTGGATATTAAAAACGTGGCGCACGTTATTAACTACGATCTACCGAAGAGCATCGACGACTATGTGCACCGTATCGGTCGAACGGGACGCGTTGGCAACAAAGGTAAAGCGACCAGTTTTTATGACCCGGAAATGGACTCTGCTCTGGGTCCAGACTTGGTCCGCATTTTGACCCAGGCAGACCAGGAGGTGCCCGATTTCCTGCAGGGAATGGGTGGCggaggcggcggcggtttcAGCGGATCAAATCAGTTCGGTGGCCGAGACATCCGTGATGCCGGTGGTTCCCGTGTTGATGCCCAACCAACACAACTGGAGCCGGAGGACGAATGGGCCTAG
- the LOC128734180 gene encoding RING-type E3 ubiquitin-protein ligase PPIL2 yields the protein MGKKQHQKDKMYLTYTEWSEFYGGHKPDSIENEQIKFKRLPFDHCCLSMVPYEHPYCDKDGNIFELAAIVDFIKHFKVNPVTGAPLDGKSLTKLNFTKNHEGNYHCPTLFKPFTKNSHIVANAKTGNVFSFEAIEQLNVKAKNWKDLLDDTPFTRKDLITIQDPSNLEKFNITNFHHIKKNLRVLSEEELAERKDPQGRLKTVSMETRDILTQLEKDYKPPTEKSEEHKVADKFNAAHYSTGAVAAAFTSTSMVPVMNHEAAIIEEDVIRYERVKKKGYVRLLTNFGALNLELYCDQVPKTCENFLKHCQNGYYNGCIFHRSIRNFMIQGGDPTGIGNGGTSIWGTKFSDEIKPNLTHSGRGILSMANSGPNTNGSQFFITYRSCRHLDSKHTVFGKLVGGLEVLTEMERIEVDNRDRPIENIFIQRAQVFVDPFQEADEQLANSRAEELERIQREAEEKQSKMAKTQPLKVYRSGVGKYLDKEITKRAAEPETSSNETNLAALEKKRKKEQKVKQLGNFSSW from the exons ATGGGTAAAAAGCAGCATCAGAAGgataaaat GTACCTGACTTACACGGAGTGGTCGGAATTCTATGGTGGCCACAAACCGGACTCTATTGAAAACGAACAGATCAAATTTAAGCGGCTTCCGTTTGACCACTGCTGTTTGTCAATGGTTCCCTACGAACATCCGTACTGTGACAAGGACGGAAATATTTTCGAGCTCGCTGCTATAGTTGATTTTATCAAACATTTCAAGGTAAATCCGGTGACTGGAGCACCATTGGATGGCAAATCATTGACGAAGCTTAACTTTACTAAAAATCATGAAGGGAATTACCACTGTCCAACCCTATTCAAGCCGTTTACCAAAAATTCTCACATTGTTGCTAATGCAAAGACTGGCAATGTATTCTCTTTCGAAGCCATTGAACAGCTTAATGTAAAGGCCAAAAACTGGAAGGATTTGCTGGATGACACACCTTTTACTAGAAAGGATCTGATTACGATTCAGGACCCGagcaatttggaaaaatttaacattactaattttcatcatataaagaaaaatttacGAGTTTTATCAGAAGAAGAACTAGCAGAGAGAAAAGATCCACAGGGCAGATTAAAAACAGTTTCTATGGAAACTCGAGATATTTTAACACAACTCGAAAAAGATTATAAGCCACCAACAGAGAAATCAGAAGAGCATAAAGTAGCTGACAAGTTCAATGCTGCTCATTACTCAACTGGAGCCGTAGCAGCTGCTTTTACTTCTACATCAATGGTTCCAGTAATGAATCATGAAGCGGCTATTATTGAAGAGGACGTTATTCGATATGAGCGTGTAAAGAAGAAAGGCTATGTTAGATTGTTGACCAACTTTGGGGCATTGAATTTAGAGCTATACTGTGATCAAGTCCCGAAGACTTGTGAAAACTTTCTAAAGCACTGTCAAAACGGATACTACAACGGATGCATATTTCATCGATCAATTCGTAATTTTATGATTCAAGGGGGAGATCCAACTGGCATTGGTAATGGCGGAACCTCCATATGGGGTACAAAATTTTCCGACgaaattaaaccaaatttaACGCACTCTGGCAGAGGAATACTGTCAATGGCAAATTCTGGCCCGAATACAAACGGGTCACAGTT CTTCATAACTTATCGTTCTTGTCGTCACCTGGACAGTAAACACACGGTGTTTGGTAAACTTGTTGGTGGCCTAGAAGTTTTAACTGAAATGGAGCGAATAGAGGTCGACAATCGGGATCGTccgattgaaaatattttcatacAACGAGCGCAGGTTTTTGTGGATCCATTTCAGGAAGCAGATGAACAATTAGCTAATTCACGAGCTGAAGAATTGGAGCGTATCCAACGGGAAGCTGAAGAAAAACAATCTAAGATGGCTAAAACGCAGCCTTTAAAAGTGTACCGTTCTGGGGTGGGTAAATATTTAGATAAGGAGATCACAAAGAGAGCTGCGGAACCAGAGACATCGTCTAATGAAACAAACCTGGCAGCTctggagaaaaaacgaaaaaaagaacagaaagTTAAACAACTAGGTAATTTTAGTTCTTGGTAA
- the LOC128734186 gene encoding histone H3.3A-like gives MARTKQTARKSTGGKAPRKQLATKAARKSAPSTGGVKKPHRYRPGTVALREIRRYQKSTELLIRKLPFQRLVREIAQDFKTDLRFQSAAIAALQEASEAYLVGLFEDTNLCAIHAKRVTIMPKDIQLARRIRGERA, from the coding sequence ATGGCCCGTACCAAGCAAACTGCTCGTAAATCTACCGGAGGAAAAGCTCCCCGTAAGCAGCTGGCAACAAAAGCCGCACGCAAAAGTGCACCGTCTACCGGAGGAGTTAAGAAGCCGCATCGCTACCGGCCTGGAACAGTCGCTCTACGTGAAATCCGACGTTATCAAAAATCGACTGAGCTGCTCATCCGTAAGCTGCCGTTCCAACGTTTGGTTCGTGAAATTGCTCAAGATTTCAAAACGGATCTGCGTTTCCAGAGCGCTGCTATTGCGGCTTTGCAAGAGGCAAGCGAAGCGTACTTGGTAGGATTGTTCGAAGATACCAACTTGTGCGCCATCCACGCCAAGCGCGTTACTATAATGCCAAAGGATATCCAGTTGGCTCGTCGCATCCGTGGTGAACGCGCCTAA
- the LOC128737419 gene encoding uncharacterized protein LOC128737419 encodes MTEASESFLENFSLKPLTKENILYFYFPLQSMVSYAALSVNVMNPSIAIRLLPKRDVTNFLLVHTLFGTTLYLYSRPHLAVVPSQRRVAYSICGSVLFSFGSVLVWAVLRSAIPRNHTLATALGLSSGFLLAKLTYDYLDSNDKQVVPKKN; translated from the exons ATGACCGAAGCCAGCGAAtcatttttggaaaatttcagTTTGAAGCCTCTAACTAAAGAGAACATCctttacttttattttcctctGCAGAGTATGGTAAGCTATGCGGCTCTTTCTGTCAACGTTATGAACCCGTCCATTGCTATCag AttgctgccgaaaagagacgtAACAAACTTTTTACTGGTGCACACTCTGTTCGGGACCACACTGTACTTGTACAGCAGGCCACATCTGGCAGTCGTTCCGAGTCAACGCAGGGTTGCCTATAGCATTTGCGGATCCGTTCTATTTAGCTTCGGTTCGGTATTAGTTTGGGCTGTGTTGCGAAGTGCCATACCCCGCAACCACACTTTAGCCACTGCATTGGGCCTTTCGTCGGGTTTCCTGTTGGCCAAGTTGACCTACGATTACCTGGACAGTAATGATAAGCAGGTGGTTCCGAAGAAAAACTAA
- the LOC128735586 gene encoding histone H1-like, whose translation MADVETSSEGLKTADAETASQDKKKKRGPKPKEKSDKPKPKRSNLDNPPIHDMIVEALETLKERKGVTLQAIKRYLEENYKVDSSKLSAHIRRALLHGVDDGHIIRTRGHGAMGRFKVKIAKPSMIKKRQAPEDYVELPMTKKSKPRATKTPPKKVESVQDNTSSPKQKSTKSKVEVTPKKGPKPKKGRPSKK comes from the coding sequence ATGGCTGACGTTGAAACTTCCTCAGAAGGGTTAAAAACTGCAGATGCTGAAACTGCGTCGCAGGATAAGAAGAAAAAGCGAGGTCCTAAACCAAAGGAAAAGAGCGATAAACCTAAGCCGAAACGCAGTAACCTTGATAATCCACCCATTCATGATATGATTGTCGAAGCATTGGAAACAttaaaagagcggaaaggtgttACACTTCAAGCCATTAAACGATATTTGGAGGAAAATTATAAAGTAGACTCTTCCAAGTTGAGCGCTCATATCCGACGTGCTTTGTTACATGGAGTCGATGATGGACATATTATCAGAACACGCGGTCATGGCGCCATGGGTCGCTTTAAGGTAAAAATCGCTAAACCTTCTATGATAAAAAAGCGGCAAGCCCCGGAAGATTATGTCGAATTGCCGATGACTAAAAAGTCAAAGCCGCGTGCTACCAAAACTCCACCAAAAAAGGTAGAATCCGTACAGGATAATACATCATctccaaaacaaaaatcaacaaaatctaAAGTGGAAGTTACTCCTAAGAAGGGACCCAAACCAAAGAAAGGACGACCTtccaaaaaataa